A genomic region of Stenotrophomonas sp. NA06056 contains the following coding sequences:
- a CDS encoding DUF58 domain-containing protein → MTGTPNGPAPGTSDGDGLRPQLAELVALRRLAQRPPPPRRGRAGSAGQAPSPLRGRGMEYAESREYVAGDDARHIDWRVTARTGRTHTKLFQAERERVTLIVADTSPALYFGTRVRFKSVQAARAGAVAAWSAQRRGDRIGALRGSEREAPIAPAGGARGVLRVLDALTRWYAQPPADDLGLERALDHAGRVLRPGARMLVLADPQQAIRIPPARWSALAQHHDLSLLLLVDPLELQPPAAPLQFLAAQQRIGLDLRRHDVQAHWHAHFVEPLQQLRRQLAARRVDVQVLSTDAASDAWLAAAPTEVPA, encoded by the coding sequence CCGCAGCTGGCCGAGCTGGTGGCATTGCGCCGCCTTGCACAGCGTCCGCCGCCGCCTCGTCGAGGGCGTGCGGGCAGCGCAGGCCAGGCACCTTCGCCGTTGCGTGGACGCGGCATGGAATATGCAGAATCACGCGAATACGTGGCGGGCGACGACGCGCGCCACATCGACTGGCGCGTCACTGCCCGCACCGGTCGCACGCACACCAAACTGTTCCAGGCAGAACGCGAGCGGGTCACCCTGATCGTTGCCGATACGTCGCCTGCGCTGTACTTCGGTACCCGCGTGCGCTTCAAGTCGGTGCAGGCGGCGCGCGCGGGTGCTGTCGCGGCATGGTCTGCACAGCGCCGCGGCGACCGTATCGGCGCATTGCGCGGCAGTGAGCGTGAGGCGCCGATCGCGCCGGCCGGCGGTGCCCGCGGGGTACTTCGCGTACTCGATGCACTCACGCGCTGGTACGCGCAGCCACCGGCCGATGATCTCGGCCTGGAGCGCGCGCTGGACCATGCTGGCCGAGTGTTGCGCCCCGGCGCGCGGATGCTGGTGCTGGCCGATCCGCAGCAGGCGATCCGCATTCCGCCGGCGCGCTGGAGCGCACTGGCCCAGCACCATGACCTGAGTCTGTTGCTGCTGGTTGATCCGCTGGAACTTCAGCCGCCAGCGGCACCCCTGCAGTTTCTCGCCGCACAGCAACGCATCGGTCTGGACCTGCGCCGGCACGATGTGCAGGCCCACTGGCACGCACATTTTGTCGAACCCCTGCAGCAGTTGCGCAGGCAACTTGCTGCGCGTCGCGTCGATGTGCAGGTGCTTTCCACCGATGCGGCCAGCGATGCCTGGTTGGCAGCGGCTCCGACGGAGGTGCCAGCATGA
- a CDS encoding DUF4381 domain-containing protein has translation MSASLPLRDVQLPASPAWWPPAPGWLMLIALVLLLLAIVAALAWRRRRRRRQWLQVFDQEIAAVTGAPSELAVIASLLRRAARQARPGSEALRDDAWWQYVDPKDSLPSAQRNLLAEGAYRPHVDAAAVADVRTWARARYLALLQERRR, from the coding sequence ATGAGTGCCTCCCTGCCGCTGCGTGATGTGCAGTTGCCGGCTTCGCCAGCGTGGTGGCCGCCTGCTCCAGGCTGGCTGATGCTGATTGCGCTGGTGCTGCTGTTGCTGGCAATCGTTGCTGCGCTGGCATGGCGTCGACGTCGCCGCCGCCGACAGTGGTTGCAGGTGTTCGACCAGGAAATCGCGGCAGTGACCGGCGCGCCTTCGGAACTGGCGGTCATTGCCAGCCTGCTGCGGCGTGCGGCACGTCAGGCACGCCCCGGCAGCGAAGCATTGCGCGATGATGCGTGGTGGCAGTACGTCGATCCCAAGGACAGCCTGCCGTCTGCGCAGCGTAATCTGCTGGCCGAAGGCGCCTATCGTCCACATGTTGATGCCGCTGCCGTAGCCGACGTGCGCACGTGGGCGCGGGCGCGCTATCTGGCGTTGCTGCAGGAGCGCCGGCGATGA